A window of Longispora fulva contains these coding sequences:
- a CDS encoding methyltransferase: MADDRTPVTRQALLDMMVTVRKTHILRAGVELGVFDILASGTSTAEAVAGKLGTDPRATRVLLNALAAIGLLDATDGGYLLAPGADTLLVADSPEYYGHAFRLAASDYEWDALRHLPEAVRTGGTVVDDNAESPDFGYWLDFAVAGTGNTQPMADLIAEEVTTWAAGRDTLDVLDVACGHGLYGFTIAQRDPRARVWSLDWPNVLSITAANAERLGVTDRSAQIPGDMFTAPLGGPYDVIAVTNVLHHFSHERAVELLARMRGALKPDGRLVTVAITHAGGPPAEDPVPHLFAVLMLAWTHSGEVTSAEEVAEIVAEAGFDTPSQHSLPHIPLRTFIADRRNES, from the coding sequence ATGGCCGATGACCGCACGCCTGTCACCCGACAGGCCCTGCTGGACATGATGGTGACCGTGCGTAAGACCCACATCCTGCGCGCGGGCGTCGAGTTGGGCGTGTTCGACATCCTGGCCTCGGGGACGAGCACCGCCGAGGCCGTGGCGGGGAAGCTGGGCACCGATCCGCGGGCCACCCGGGTCCTGCTCAACGCCCTGGCCGCGATCGGCCTGCTCGACGCCACCGACGGGGGCTACCTGCTGGCCCCCGGCGCCGACACCCTGCTCGTCGCCGACAGCCCCGAGTACTACGGCCACGCGTTCCGACTCGCGGCCAGCGACTACGAGTGGGACGCGCTGCGCCACCTGCCCGAGGCCGTCCGCACCGGCGGCACCGTCGTCGACGACAACGCCGAGAGCCCCGATTTCGGGTACTGGCTGGACTTCGCCGTCGCGGGCACCGGCAACACCCAGCCCATGGCCGACCTCATCGCCGAGGAGGTCACCACCTGGGCGGCCGGCCGCGACACCCTGGACGTCCTCGACGTCGCCTGCGGGCACGGCCTGTACGGCTTCACCATCGCCCAGCGCGATCCCCGCGCCCGGGTGTGGTCGCTGGACTGGCCCAACGTCCTGTCCATCACCGCGGCCAACGCCGAACGGCTCGGGGTCACCGACCGGTCGGCGCAGATCCCCGGGGACATGTTCACCGCGCCGCTGGGCGGCCCGTACGACGTGATCGCCGTGACCAACGTGCTGCACCACTTCTCGCACGAGCGCGCCGTGGAACTGCTGGCCCGGATGCGGGGCGCGCTCAAGCCCGACGGCCGCCTCGTCACCGTGGCCATCACCCACGCCGGGGGCCCGCCGGCCGAGGACCCCGTACCTCACCTGTTCGCGGTACTGATGCTCGCCTGGACGCACTCCGGCGAGGTGACCTCCGCCGAGGAGGTCGCCGAGATCGTCGCCGAGGCCGGGTTCGACACCCCCAGCCAGCACAGCCTGCCGCACATCCCGCTGCGCACCTTCATCGCCGACCGGAGGAACGAATCGTGA
- a CDS encoding nucleotide disphospho-sugar-binding domain-containing protein: MRVLFVTAAWPSHYTFMVPLAWAWHSAGHEVRVCAQPAVTPSVLASGLAAVTTGPDLDFAALHRSEVAGDADRQYRAKDSIVRMFHQVADLMVDDVVAFARSWRPDLIIRDPVAFAASVAAEAIGVPLIRHAWGPDIFGTDQGAWLAHQMRDRLAPAYARHGAAVPEAFDALVVDPTPASVRLVSPQRCVPVRYVPYNGPGTVPPWALTAGPRPRVLVTGGTSNSTAADDQAMFTLPTVIGALGDLDVEVVVAVTAADRALLGDVPDGVRVVRDLPLHTLLPTCSAVVHHGGASTWMTAAYEGVPQVAVPQLFDQQLNTRLLARAGVGYPIETGTATAATVRTGVTEVLREDSYRVAAARLREEILAEPTPTEVVHQLTRWR, encoded by the coding sequence ATGCGGGTACTCTTCGTGACGGCCGCCTGGCCGTCCCACTACACGTTCATGGTGCCGCTGGCCTGGGCCTGGCACAGCGCCGGCCACGAGGTCCGCGTCTGCGCCCAGCCCGCGGTCACGCCGTCGGTCCTCGCCTCCGGCCTGGCCGCGGTCACCACGGGACCGGACCTCGACTTCGCCGCCCTGCACCGGTCCGAGGTGGCCGGCGACGCCGACCGGCAGTACCGGGCCAAGGACTCGATCGTGCGGATGTTCCACCAGGTCGCGGACCTGATGGTCGACGACGTGGTGGCGTTCGCGCGGTCGTGGCGGCCGGACCTGATCATCCGGGACCCGGTGGCGTTCGCGGCCTCGGTGGCCGCTGAGGCGATCGGGGTACCGCTGATCCGGCACGCCTGGGGCCCCGACATCTTCGGGACGGACCAGGGGGCCTGGCTCGCCCACCAGATGCGCGACCGGCTCGCCCCGGCGTACGCACGCCACGGGGCGGCGGTGCCCGAGGCGTTCGACGCGCTGGTCGTGGATCCGACGCCGGCGAGCGTGCGGCTGGTGTCCCCGCAGCGGTGCGTGCCCGTCCGGTACGTGCCGTACAACGGGCCCGGGACCGTCCCACCCTGGGCACTGACCGCCGGGCCCCGGCCACGGGTACTGGTCACCGGCGGCACCTCCAACTCCACCGCCGCTGACGATCAGGCCATGTTCACCCTCCCGACCGTCATCGGGGCGCTCGGCGACCTCGACGTCGAGGTGGTCGTCGCGGTCACGGCGGCCGACCGGGCGCTGCTCGGCGACGTGCCGGACGGGGTCCGGGTCGTGCGGGACCTGCCCCTGCACACCCTGCTGCCGACCTGCTCGGCGGTGGTGCACCACGGCGGGGCGTCCACCTGGATGACCGCGGCCTACGAGGGCGTGCCGCAGGTCGCGGTCCCGCAACTGTTCGACCAGCAGCTCAACACCCGGCTGCTGGCGAGGGCCGGCGTGGGCTACCCGATCGAGACCGGGACCGCCACGGCGGCCACGGTCCGGACCGGGGTGACCGAGGTGCTGCGCGAGGACTCCTACCGGGTCGCCGCGGCACGACTGCGCGAGGAGATCCTCGCCGAACCGACGCCCACCGAGGTGGTACACCAGCTCACCCGGTGGCGTTAG
- a CDS encoding PadR family transcriptional regulator: MNLTRLMVLSLLSRTGPQHGHQLRRDAEDTNVSNWGGVSIGALYRELRSMEDEGLLAVVATEQIGRRPARTVYEIAAPGLTELGRLRQQAICDLQVGPDAFGVALLFGRDADPRELAALLGKRRQMLSDTRDALAAECDRLLAAGHIGALDAAMFRRRQMQMEAELTWLDELDRALDELHTETDGETS, encoded by the coding sequence ATGAACCTAACGCGCTTGATGGTGCTGAGCCTGCTCTCGCGCACCGGTCCGCAGCACGGACACCAACTGCGCCGCGACGCGGAGGACACGAACGTCAGCAACTGGGGCGGGGTGAGCATCGGGGCGCTGTACCGCGAACTCCGGTCGATGGAGGACGAGGGACTGCTCGCCGTCGTGGCCACCGAGCAGATCGGCCGTCGACCGGCGCGCACCGTGTACGAGATCGCGGCCCCGGGCCTGACCGAGCTGGGCCGGCTGCGCCAGCAGGCCATCTGTGACCTGCAGGTCGGCCCGGACGCGTTCGGCGTGGCGCTGTTGTTCGGGCGGGACGCGGACCCACGCGAGCTCGCCGCGCTGCTCGGCAAGCGCCGCCAGATGCTGTCGGACACCCGCGACGCGCTGGCCGCCGAATGCGACCGGCTCCTGGCCGCCGGCCACATCGGCGCGCTGGACGCCGCGATGTTCCGCCGCCGGCAGATGCAGATGGAAGCGGAACTCACCTGGCTGGACGAGCTCGACCGGGCGCTGGACGAGCTGCACACCGAAACCGATGGGGAGACGTCATGA
- a CDS encoding nucleotide disphospho-sugar-binding domain-containing protein: MRVLFTASAWPTHIFAVIPLAWAMRAAGHEVRVACQPSMAPTVTQAGLVAVPTGDDVDYLAIRRRILAIEMRGRPAPGDMDDPDLSQVFDAWREATLGNVGDIVDLARAWRPDLVIADTMSPSGLVAAHVTGVPGVRHLWAPDILGSTVGEQVLGQLPGFYEPYERYGLSVTGDPAVLTVDPCPPSMQPPPANRIQMRWVPYNGPGVSPSWLTEPPDRPRVCVTWGTSTAGTAGREASLVPAVVRALLDFDVEVVVAVNAGERDQVPVADRVRVLERLPLHLLMPSCRAIVHQGGSTTQLTAAYYGVPQLALPYLPEQVKDAGALVGTGAALQVPVSDADPDTLAAVLGKLLDGACDAGAGALRAEIHEQPSPAEVAERLREVAGG; the protein is encoded by the coding sequence ATGCGTGTCCTGTTCACCGCCTCGGCCTGGCCGACGCACATCTTCGCCGTCATCCCGCTCGCCTGGGCCATGCGCGCGGCCGGCCACGAGGTCCGGGTGGCCTGCCAGCCGTCCATGGCGCCCACCGTCACCCAGGCGGGACTCGTCGCGGTCCCCACCGGCGACGACGTGGACTACCTGGCCATCCGCCGGCGCATCCTGGCCATCGAGATGCGGGGCCGCCCCGCCCCGGGCGACATGGACGACCCCGACCTGTCCCAGGTCTTCGACGCGTGGCGCGAGGCGACCCTCGGCAACGTCGGGGACATCGTGGACCTCGCCCGCGCCTGGCGACCCGATCTCGTCATCGCCGACACCATGTCGCCCAGCGGCCTGGTGGCGGCGCACGTCACCGGCGTGCCGGGCGTCCGGCACCTGTGGGCGCCGGACATTCTCGGCTCCACCGTCGGGGAACAGGTGCTCGGCCAGCTGCCCGGCTTCTACGAGCCCTACGAGCGCTACGGACTGTCGGTCACCGGCGACCCGGCCGTCCTCACGGTCGACCCGTGCCCGCCGAGCATGCAGCCCCCGCCGGCCAACCGGATCCAGATGCGCTGGGTGCCCTACAACGGGCCCGGGGTCAGCCCGTCGTGGCTCACCGAGCCGCCGGACCGGCCCCGGGTGTGCGTCACCTGGGGCACGTCGACGGCGGGCACCGCCGGCAGGGAGGCGAGCCTGGTGCCGGCGGTCGTCCGCGCACTGCTCGACTTCGACGTGGAGGTCGTGGTCGCGGTCAACGCCGGCGAACGCGACCAGGTCCCGGTGGCCGACCGGGTCCGGGTGCTCGAGCGGCTGCCGTTGCACCTGCTCATGCCGTCCTGCCGGGCCATCGTGCACCAGGGCGGCTCGACGACCCAGCTGACGGCGGCGTACTACGGGGTGCCCCAGCTGGCCCTGCCGTACCTGCCCGAGCAGGTCAAGGACGCCGGAGCCCTCGTCGGCACCGGGGCGGCGCTGCAGGTACCCGTGTCCGACGCCGACCCCGACACCCTGGCGGCGGTGCTCGGCAAGCTCCTCGACGGGGCGTGCGACGCGGGCGCCGGGGCGTTGCGTGCCGAGATCCACGAACAGCCGTCGCCCGCCGAGGTGGCCGAACGGTTGCGGGAGGTGGCCGGTGGCTGA
- a CDS encoding ABC transporter permease, protein MTTLREIVLLYRVQLRHTLRTKIGIVMGVVQPLIYLLLFGPMLIKVSRTPGLDGANPWQTFVPGVLVYLALFGPGFAGFGIISDLRAGVIERMRVTPVSRLALLLGRVLRDLTVLAIQIAMVTAVGFALGLRASPVGLLIGLAVLLLLGAGLSSLSLALGVILKSEDQFAPLVTLGALPLMLLSGILLPMQLAPTWLDVASRFNPLRYVVDGVREVFAGHYATRTVAEAFVAAALLSVVCVFVGTRTFHRENA, encoded by the coding sequence ATGACAACCTTGCGCGAGATCGTCCTGTTGTACCGGGTCCAGTTGCGCCACACGCTGCGTACGAAGATCGGCATCGTGATGGGCGTGGTCCAACCACTGATCTACCTGCTCCTGTTCGGTCCGATGCTGATCAAGGTCAGCCGGACGCCGGGGCTCGACGGCGCCAATCCGTGGCAGACGTTCGTGCCCGGCGTGCTCGTCTACCTGGCCCTGTTCGGTCCCGGCTTCGCCGGCTTCGGCATCATCTCCGACCTGCGGGCCGGCGTGATCGAGCGGATGCGGGTCACTCCGGTCAGCCGGCTGGCGCTGCTGCTCGGCAGGGTCCTGCGCGACCTGACCGTGCTGGCGATCCAGATCGCGATGGTCACGGCGGTCGGCTTCGCCCTGGGACTGCGCGCCTCGCCGGTCGGGCTCCTGATCGGACTGGCGGTGCTCCTCCTGCTCGGTGCCGGGCTGTCCTCGCTGTCGTTGGCGCTGGGCGTGATCCTCAAGTCCGAGGACCAGTTCGCGCCGCTGGTGACGCTGGGCGCGTTGCCGCTGATGCTGCTGTCGGGCATCCTGCTGCCGATGCAGCTCGCACCGACGTGGCTGGACGTCGCGTCGCGGTTCAACCCGCTGCGGTACGTCGTCGACGGCGTCCGCGAGGTGTTCGCCGGCCACTACGCCACCCGCACGGTCGCGGAGGCGTTCGTGGCGGCGGCCCTGCTGTCGGTGGTCTGCGTGTTCGTCGGCACGCGGACCTTCCACCGCGAGAACGCCTGA
- a CDS encoding excinuclease ABC subunit UvrA gives MSVSSPNGAIDVVGARTHNLRAVNVRLPHGQVIAFTGVSGSGKTSLAIDTLHAEAQLRYLEGLSPFVRQFITPKDRPRVDRITGLGVTLAVDQRRLNRSPQSTVATLTGLDDYLRLLYSRLPGLSADAGAELRMLSTSHFDRYSAEGSCRVCHGNGGTACPDPDKVITQPELPLFGGASTWFARANSPEHDVLPQLADQWDVDLAQPWRDLPARFRETVLHGTGDTPVATTTVTRTRRSSAEITIERNEPLRGALAEVERLYRSAGTESAKDRYAVYMAVLVCVECGGSGYARLARTTTLAGVTYPEIVTSDIDDLAAWATTLPDTLNPAQREVADMVTADLTGRLSLLSRLGLGHLQINRTAPSLSGGELQRTRTAAQLSTALTGVIFVLDEPTAGLHPADKQPLREIIAALRDSGNTVLLVEHDPDLIEACDWVVDIGPGAGRHGGRLVVAGTPAQVAATPESVTGRYLGHDGPRIRRTGRAVGGSWITLSDVDVHNVRLPELRVPLGVLTCLTGVSGSGKSSLLHGALGAGLRAVLDGDLPTTVGRVTGAERLTWIHTVDQQPIGRTPRSNPATYTKAFDAIRKLFAGTGQAARRGLTASSFSFNSPDGRCEVCTGYGRRLVEMHFLPDVWVTCETCQGRQFTAPVLEVAYKGLAVDEVLALTVEEAIGVFTEPPALVATLDALRRVGLGYLTLGQSASELSGGEAQRLKLATAILYGTKSRGPGLVILDEPITGLHPDNVQTIVDAFDLLIRRGHTVVIAEHDLHVAAISDWIIDMGPGAGVDGGRVVAQGTPREVSAAGGLTATYLEPLVVR, from the coding sequence ATGTCTGTTTCATCCCCCAACGGTGCGATCGACGTCGTCGGCGCCCGCACCCACAACCTGCGCGCGGTGAACGTGCGCCTGCCGCACGGCCAGGTGATCGCGTTCACCGGCGTCAGCGGCAGCGGCAAGACGTCGCTGGCCATCGACACGCTGCACGCGGAGGCGCAGCTGCGCTACCTGGAGGGGCTGTCGCCCTTCGTCCGGCAGTTCATCACGCCCAAGGACCGGCCCAGGGTCGACCGGATCACCGGGCTCGGCGTCACCCTGGCGGTGGACCAGCGCCGGCTCAACCGCAGCCCCCAGTCGACCGTGGCCACGCTGACCGGGCTCGACGACTACCTGCGGCTGCTCTACTCCCGACTGCCCGGCCTGTCCGCCGACGCCGGCGCCGAGCTGCGGATGCTGTCGACCTCGCACTTCGACCGGTACAGCGCGGAAGGCAGCTGCCGCGTCTGCCACGGCAACGGCGGCACCGCGTGCCCTGATCCCGACAAGGTGATCACCCAGCCCGAGCTGCCGTTGTTCGGGGGGGCGTCGACGTGGTTCGCCCGTGCGAACAGCCCCGAGCACGACGTGCTGCCGCAGCTGGCCGACCAGTGGGACGTCGACCTGGCCCAGCCGTGGCGGGACCTGCCCGCGCGGTTCCGCGAGACGGTGCTGCACGGCACGGGCGACACGCCGGTCGCCACCACCACCGTCACCCGGACCCGGCGGTCCAGCGCCGAGATCACCATCGAACGCAACGAACCGCTGCGGGGAGCGCTCGCCGAGGTGGAGCGCCTGTACCGGAGCGCGGGGACGGAGTCGGCCAAGGACCGCTACGCCGTGTACATGGCGGTCCTCGTGTGCGTCGAGTGCGGCGGCAGCGGGTACGCCCGGCTGGCCCGGACCACGACGCTGGCCGGTGTGACGTACCCGGAGATCGTCACCAGCGACATCGACGACCTGGCCGCGTGGGCCACGACCCTGCCCGACACGCTCAATCCCGCACAGCGCGAGGTCGCCGACATGGTCACGGCGGACCTCACCGGCCGGCTGTCGCTGCTGTCCCGGCTCGGCCTCGGTCACCTGCAGATCAACCGGACCGCCCCGTCGCTGTCCGGCGGGGAACTGCAGCGCACCCGCACGGCGGCGCAGCTCAGTACCGCGCTCACCGGTGTGATCTTCGTTCTGGACGAGCCGACCGCCGGCCTGCACCCCGCCGACAAGCAGCCGCTGCGCGAGATCATCGCGGCGTTGCGCGACAGCGGGAACACGGTGCTGCTCGTCGAGCACGACCCGGACCTCATCGAGGCCTGCGACTGGGTCGTCGACATCGGGCCGGGCGCCGGACGGCACGGCGGCCGGCTGGTCGTCGCCGGGACGCCGGCCCAGGTCGCCGCGACGCCGGAGTCGGTGACCGGCCGCTATCTGGGCCACGACGGTCCCCGGATCCGCCGCACCGGCCGGGCGGTGGGCGGCTCCTGGATCACGCTCTCCGACGTCGACGTGCACAACGTGCGGCTGCCGGAGCTGCGCGTGCCGCTGGGCGTCCTCACCTGCCTGACCGGGGTGAGCGGCAGCGGCAAGAGCAGCCTGCTGCACGGCGCGCTGGGCGCGGGGCTGCGGGCCGTCCTCGACGGCGACCTGCCCACCACGGTCGGGCGGGTCACCGGCGCCGAGCGCCTGACCTGGATCCACACCGTCGACCAGCAGCCCATCGGGCGCACGCCGCGGTCGAATCCGGCCACGTACACGAAGGCGTTCGACGCGATCCGAAAGCTGTTCGCGGGCACCGGGCAGGCTGCCCGCCGCGGCCTGACCGCCTCGTCGTTCTCCTTCAACTCCCCCGATGGACGGTGCGAGGTGTGCACCGGCTACGGCCGGCGACTCGTCGAGATGCACTTCCTGCCGGACGTGTGGGTCACCTGCGAGACGTGCCAGGGCCGGCAGTTCACCGCGCCGGTGCTGGAGGTCGCCTACAAGGGACTGGCCGTCGACGAGGTGCTCGCGCTGACCGTGGAGGAGGCGATCGGGGTGTTCACCGAGCCACCGGCGCTGGTGGCGACCCTGGACGCGCTGCGAAGGGTCGGGCTCGGCTACCTGACGCTCGGCCAGAGCGCGTCGGAGCTGTCCGGCGGCGAGGCGCAGCGGCTCAAGCTCGCGACGGCGATCCTGTATGGCACCAAGAGTCGGGGTCCGGGCCTGGTGATCCTCGACGAGCCGATCACCGGCCTGCACCCGGACAACGTGCAGACCATCGTGGACGCGTTCGACCTGCTGATCCGACGCGGCCACACCGTGGTCATCGCCGAGCACGACCTGCACGTCGCGGCGATCAGCGACTGGATCATCGACATGGGTCCCGGCGCGGGCGTCGACGGCGGCCGGGTGGTGGCGCAGGGCACGCCGAGGGAGGTGTCGGCGGCCGGCGGGCTGACGGCGACGTACCTGGAGCCGCTGGTCGTGCGGTGA
- a CDS encoding TetR/AcrR family transcriptional regulator C-terminal domain-containing protein, translating into MAEHISFLWSRPEPEPDPTYPVTRADLAAIVVGLADAEGPGAVTVARVAAALGDRAPGMDRQVEMPVDVVDLLVDTAFGEIALPAASGDWRTDLRALAVATRETLGRHPWLAVLVQTRPLLGPNALRHIEFAFAALDGHGLDAATVDCYAGLVIGSVFGSGALAWTELEAQKEWIGEYTELDFHDLLGPVFAHAVSCGLYPTYGRFLAAGAPHPTSEASFDLGLECLLDGLAARIPPAL; encoded by the coding sequence GTGGCTGAGCACATCAGCTTCCTGTGGAGCAGGCCGGAGCCCGAGCCGGACCCCACGTACCCGGTGACCCGGGCGGACCTGGCCGCCATCGTGGTGGGCCTGGCCGACGCCGAGGGGCCGGGGGCCGTCACCGTGGCCCGGGTGGCGGCGGCGCTGGGTGACCGGGCTCCCGGCATGGACCGGCAGGTGGAGATGCCGGTCGACGTGGTGGACCTGCTGGTCGACACGGCGTTCGGCGAGATCGCGCTGCCGGCGGCGAGCGGAGACTGGCGCACGGACCTGCGGGCACTGGCGGTCGCGACCCGCGAGACGCTGGGCCGGCACCCGTGGCTCGCCGTCCTGGTGCAGACCCGGCCGCTGCTCGGCCCGAACGCGCTGCGGCACATCGAGTTCGCGTTCGCCGCCCTCGACGGCCACGGCCTGGACGCCGCGACGGTCGACTGCTACGCCGGCCTGGTGATCGGTTCGGTGTTCGGCTCCGGCGCCCTCGCGTGGACCGAGCTGGAGGCGCAGAAGGAGTGGATCGGCGAGTACACCGAACTCGACTTCCACGACCTGCTCGGCCCGGTGTTCGCGCACGCCGTGTCGTGCGGGCTGTATCCGACCTACGGCCGCTTCCTGGCCGCCGGCGCGCCGCACCCCACATCCGAGGCGAGCTTCGACCTCGGGCTCGAGTGCCTGCTGGACGGACTGGCCGCGAGGATCCCCCCGGCCTTGTGA
- a CDS encoding ATP-binding cassette domain-containing protein, with translation MIEAAGLSRRFTTKHGVVDAVRSVDFTVDAGEIVGFLGPNGAGKTTTMRMLTTLLKPTSGSAVVAGCDLATDPVGVRRRIGYVSQGGGANPGYIVHEEIELQARLYGLGRAEVARRVDEVIAILDLAELRDRVVGTLSGGQRRRLDIALGLVHGPELVFLDEPSAGLDPTSRSHLWSYIRRLRDEHGTTVFLSTHYLDEADALCDRVLIMDAGRIIAEDSPETLKQRVSDDVVIVEISGDVEVAGRALREEAAVRDLTVDGAVLRFGTDRGDKAVTTTVRALDRADIEVLSIRVERPTLDDVFLALTEETPIAA, from the coding sequence CTGATCGAAGCCGCCGGACTGAGCCGGCGGTTCACCACCAAGCACGGCGTCGTCGACGCGGTTCGCTCCGTGGACTTCACCGTCGACGCCGGCGAGATCGTGGGCTTCCTCGGGCCCAACGGCGCCGGCAAGACCACGACCATGCGCATGCTGACCACCCTGCTCAAGCCGACATCCGGCTCCGCGGTGGTCGCCGGCTGCGACCTGGCGACCGACCCGGTCGGCGTGCGGCGCCGGATCGGCTACGTCTCCCAGGGCGGCGGAGCCAACCCGGGCTACATCGTGCACGAGGAGATCGAACTGCAGGCCCGGCTGTACGGACTGGGCCGCGCCGAGGTCGCCCGGCGCGTCGACGAGGTGATCGCGATCCTGGACCTGGCGGAGCTGCGCGACCGGGTCGTCGGCACGCTGTCCGGTGGGCAGCGCCGCCGGCTCGACATCGCACTCGGTCTGGTGCACGGGCCGGAGCTGGTGTTCCTCGACGAGCCGAGCGCCGGGCTGGACCCGACCAGCCGCAGCCACCTGTGGTCCTACATCCGCAGGCTCCGCGACGAGCACGGCACGACGGTGTTCCTGAGCACTCACTACCTCGACGAGGCCGACGCGCTCTGCGACCGGGTCCTGATCATGGACGCGGGTCGCATCATCGCCGAGGACAGCCCGGAGACGCTGAAGCAGCGGGTGTCCGACGACGTGGTGATCGTCGAGATCTCCGGCGACGTCGAGGTCGCCGGCCGCGCGCTGCGCGAGGAGGCGGCGGTGCGTGACCTGACCGTCGACGGCGCGGTGCTCCGGTTCGGTACCGACCGGGGGGACAAGGCCGTCACGACCACGGTCCGCGCCCTGGACCGCGCGGACATCGAGGTGCTGTCGATCCGTGTCGAGCGGCCGACGCTGGACGACGTGTTCCTGGCTCTGACCGAAGAAACCCCGATCGCGGCCTAG
- a CDS encoding methyltransferase, whose product MTTTAPSSDTVAAAQRIVSINNAYFRSKALHSAVELGLFALLADAPRTVAEICEQLKLSAPLATDFLDALVGLELLDRDGGRYANSADADALLVPGRPGYLGGSVLQHSTLHYHSWARLTDALRSGDAQSGTTVTGRHGFAKHYEDPDRARRLMDHMDSFTTFVAPQIAATLDWGPYRTFVDLGGARGNLAARLVQAQPHLRGTVFDLPALRELFDEHMAGLETADSVSFHPGDFFSDPLPSADVVIIGHILHDWPVAARMELVRRAYEALPAGGVLAVYDAMLDDSRAEPGTLLQSLNCGMIRDGGGEYTVTEAGRYAEAAGFTVRQVTPLRTITRDRVLVAVKPG is encoded by the coding sequence GTGACCACCACCGCCCCCAGCTCCGACACCGTCGCCGCGGCCCAGCGCATCGTCTCGATCAACAACGCGTACTTCCGCTCCAAGGCCCTGCACAGTGCCGTGGAACTCGGGCTGTTCGCGCTGCTGGCCGACGCGCCGCGCACCGTGGCCGAGATCTGCGAGCAGCTGAAGCTGTCGGCTCCCCTGGCGACCGACTTCCTCGACGCCCTCGTCGGGCTGGAGCTGCTGGACCGCGACGGGGGCCGCTACGCCAACTCCGCCGACGCCGACGCGCTCCTCGTGCCGGGCCGGCCCGGCTACCTCGGTGGCAGCGTCCTACAGCACTCCACCCTGCACTACCACTCGTGGGCCCGGCTCACCGACGCGCTGCGCAGCGGCGACGCCCAGTCCGGTACCACCGTCACGGGACGGCACGGTTTCGCCAAGCACTACGAGGACCCGGACCGGGCCCGGCGGCTGATGGACCACATGGACAGCTTCACCACCTTCGTCGCCCCCCAGATCGCCGCCACCCTGGACTGGGGCCCGTACCGGACGTTCGTCGACCTCGGCGGAGCCCGGGGCAACCTCGCCGCGCGGCTGGTCCAGGCCCAGCCGCACCTGCGGGGCACGGTGTTCGACCTGCCTGCCCTGCGGGAGCTGTTCGACGAGCACATGGCCGGGCTCGAAACCGCCGACAGCGTGTCCTTCCACCCGGGCGATTTCTTCAGCGACCCTCTGCCGTCCGCCGACGTCGTTATCATCGGCCACATCCTGCACGACTGGCCCGTGGCGGCCCGGATGGAGCTGGTCCGCCGCGCTTACGAGGCCCTGCCCGCAGGTGGCGTGCTGGCGGTCTACGACGCGATGCTCGACGACAGCCGCGCCGAGCCGGGCACCCTGCTGCAGAGCCTGAACTGCGGCATGATCCGCGACGGCGGCGGCGAGTACACCGTCACGGAGGCCGGCCGCTACGCCGAGGCCGCCGGGTTCACCGTGCGGCAGGTGACCCCGCTGCGGACGATCACCCGCGACCGGGTCCTCGTCGCGGTCAAGCCCGGCTAG